A single genomic interval of Chloracidobacterium validum harbors:
- the hemE gene encoding uroporphyrinogen decarboxylase, which produces MPLKNDLLVRAARRQPVERTPVWMMRQAGRYLPEYRAVRKDLPFLTLCKTVDLAVEVSLQPLRILGVDAVIMFSDILIPVEAMGLEVQLTEKIGPKMPNPVRSAADVASLRVPDPVETMPFVYDIIRTLKREIADTVPLLGFAGAPWTLAAYMIEGGSSKNYHLIKSMMYNEPATFHRLMEKLADTQALYLKAQIEAGIDALQLFDSWAGELSPEDFGAFALPYIQRVFEQVGTAVPRILYVNGSAHLLEGMAASGAEVLSIDWRTDLAEAVQRTRGRVALQGNLDPCRLLGPREGIIRGVEEVRAKAKDAPGHIMNLGHGILPPTPVEHAQAFIAAAQGRPV; this is translated from the coding sequence ATGCCCTTGAAGAATGACCTCCTGGTTCGCGCTGCCCGCCGTCAACCGGTCGAACGAACCCCAGTTTGGATGATGCGCCAGGCCGGGCGCTACCTGCCGGAGTACCGCGCCGTCCGTAAGGATTTGCCTTTCCTGACACTCTGCAAGACCGTTGACCTTGCCGTGGAAGTGTCACTGCAACCACTCCGCATTCTGGGCGTGGATGCGGTCATCATGTTTTCCGACATCCTCATTCCGGTCGAAGCCATGGGGCTGGAAGTCCAGTTGACGGAAAAAATTGGTCCCAAAATGCCCAACCCGGTTCGTTCGGCGGCCGATGTGGCGTCGCTGCGCGTGCCGGACCCGGTCGAGACCATGCCGTTTGTCTATGACATCATCCGAACGCTCAAGCGTGAAATTGCCGATACCGTCCCGCTGTTGGGATTTGCAGGCGCGCCGTGGACACTCGCGGCCTACATGATCGAAGGCGGCAGCTCAAAGAATTACCACTTGATCAAGTCCATGATGTACAACGAACCGGCGACTTTCCACCGACTGATGGAAAAGCTCGCCGATACCCAGGCGCTCTACCTCAAAGCCCAGATTGAGGCCGGCATTGATGCGCTCCAACTGTTTGACTCGTGGGCCGGTGAGTTGTCGCCAGAAGATTTTGGCGCGTTTGCCCTGCCCTACATTCAACGGGTATTTGAGCAAGTCGGAACGGCCGTGCCACGAATCCTCTACGTCAACGGCAGTGCGCACCTGTTGGAGGGCATGGCGGCTTCTGGGGCGGAAGTACTCAGCATTGACTGGCGTACCGACCTGGCCGAAGCCGTCCAACGCACCCGGGGACGGGTGGCGCTCCAGGGCAATCTCGATCCCTGTCGGCTGCTTGGACCGCGCGAGGGGATCATCCGTGGCGTAGAGGAAGTCCGCGCCAAAGCCAAGGATGCGCCGGGCCACATCATGAACCTCGGTCACGGTATCCTGCCGCCAACGCCAGTCGAACATGCCCAGGCCTTCATCGCGGCGGCGCAAGGACGACCAGTTTAG
- a CDS encoding ABC transporter ATP-binding protein: MSEPHPLSVALPLLTVENVCVAYGAIEAVHDISLTVNPGEVVTLIGANGAGKTTLLKTIMGLLKPTRGRVVFNGEDLTGYPTHAIVARGLALSPEGRGIFPDLTVLENLELGAYRQPDRAQFRRDLEHVRTLFPRVNERLHQRAGTLSGGEQQMVAIGRALMSRPKLLLLDEPSLGLAPMVTQSIFDALGELNREGLTILLVEQNAHLALARSHRGYVLETGRIWLAGNAAELARDARVQEAYLGQ, encoded by the coding sequence ATGTCCGAGCCTCATCCTTTATCCGTCGCGCTGCCGCTACTGACCGTCGAAAATGTTTGCGTCGCCTATGGCGCAATCGAGGCGGTGCATGACATATCGCTGACGGTGAACCCAGGTGAAGTGGTGACCCTGATCGGCGCAAACGGGGCCGGGAAAACCACCTTGCTCAAGACGATCATGGGCTTGCTCAAACCCACGCGCGGTCGGGTCGTCTTCAATGGCGAAGACCTGACCGGCTACCCAACCCATGCCATCGTTGCCCGTGGGCTTGCGCTGTCACCGGAAGGGCGCGGTATCTTCCCCGACCTGACGGTGCTGGAAAATCTCGAACTCGGCGCTTACCGTCAGCCGGACCGCGCGCAGTTTCGCCGTGACTTGGAGCACGTCAGGACGCTGTTTCCCCGTGTCAACGAGCGCCTCCATCAGCGCGCCGGGACGCTCTCCGGTGGCGAGCAGCAAATGGTAGCAATCGGGCGGGCGCTGATGAGCCGTCCGAAGCTCTTGTTGCTGGATGAGCCATCATTGGGACTCGCGCCGATGGTGACCCAGTCCATTTTCGACGCGCTCGGTGAACTCAACCGTGAAGGCTTGACCATTCTCTTGGTCGAGCAAAATGCGCACCTAGCGTTGGCGCGTTCCCATCGGGGCTACGTGTTGGAAACCGGACGAATTTGGCTTGCGGGGAACGCCGCCGAACTGGCGCGGGACGCACGTGTCCAGGAGGCCTATCTGGGGCAGTGA
- a CDS encoding DUF6941 family protein yields the protein MQAIYIARHRKVIAELTGLCMLRRGCPQPAAAALQADVTRRILNTMPAVGTNHAKTIELVYQILCDDVRLEVGNKLSFMGVFQEIYVPEIPFGLSRMAVCNHWRGTGEYLSEVRILYPGRQQALAVSTPSQLSLPVHGFNTNVTFFLNLHFTQAGDYAVQTLLDSNLFCETVLRVGRIMPPDDDRSNPLLN from the coding sequence TTGCAAGCAATCTACATTGCGCGCCATCGGAAAGTCATTGCTGAATTGACCGGGCTGTGCATGCTTAGGCGCGGCTGTCCGCAGCCGGCCGCGGCTGCGCTGCAAGCGGATGTCACCAGAAGGATACTCAACACTATGCCTGCGGTTGGGACAAATCATGCAAAAACCATCGAACTCGTTTACCAAATCCTGTGCGACGACGTGCGCCTCGAAGTCGGCAACAAGTTGAGCTTCATGGGCGTCTTCCAGGAAATTTACGTTCCTGAAATTCCCTTCGGGCTATCGCGCATGGCGGTGTGCAATCACTGGCGCGGTACTGGAGAGTATTTGTCCGAGGTGCGGATCCTGTATCCCGGACGCCAACAGGCGCTGGCGGTTTCGACGCCTTCCCAGTTGAGCCTGCCGGTTCACGGCTTCAACACCAACGTCACGTTTTTTCTCAACTTGCACTTCACACAGGCTGGCGACTATGCCGTGCAGACACTGCTGGACTCGAATCTTTTCTGCGAGACGGTGCTGCGCGTGGGGCGCATCATGCCCCCTGATGATGACCGCTCCAATCCACTGCTCAACTGA
- a CDS encoding LOG family protein, which translates to MTESLKRLVKPPKAYRNHEFLESRPARIIRIQSEYLEPATRLHEHNVRDTIVFFGSARIHPRADSKYPPEYEPDDHGDSVTDPAMARFYDDAVDLARLLTTWAMGLPTTQRRFLICSGGGPGIMEAANRGAALAGGKSVGFNISLPFEQYPNPYISPELCFEFHYFFMRKFWLVYPAKALVIFPGGFGTLDELLEVLTLLQTRKLNRRIPIVIYGEAYWREVVNFEALVKWGMISPSDLEFFRYANTPEEAFVYLRDCLMEIYGQTDDEPAFSD; encoded by the coding sequence ATGACGGAAAGTCTAAAGCGACTGGTTAAGCCTCCCAAGGCATATCGCAATCACGAATTTCTGGAAAGTCGCCCCGCGCGCATCATCCGCATCCAAAGTGAGTATCTCGAGCCGGCTACCCGGCTGCATGAACACAACGTGCGTGACACGATTGTGTTCTTTGGTTCAGCGCGAATTCACCCACGCGCGGATAGCAAGTACCCCCCAGAGTATGAACCCGACGATCACGGTGATAGCGTGACCGACCCAGCCATGGCGCGCTTTTATGACGACGCCGTTGATTTGGCCCGCCTGCTCACCACCTGGGCTATGGGCTTGCCAACCACGCAGCGGCGGTTTTTGATTTGTTCTGGCGGTGGTCCGGGCATCATGGAAGCCGCCAATCGCGGCGCTGCCCTTGCGGGTGGCAAGTCGGTTGGCTTCAACATCAGCCTGCCATTCGAGCAATACCCCAATCCGTACATCTCGCCGGAACTGTGCTTTGAGTTTCATTACTTCTTCATGCGGAAGTTCTGGCTGGTGTATCCGGCCAAAGCGTTGGTGATTTTCCCCGGCGGCTTTGGGACGCTTGACGAGTTACTGGAAGTCCTGACCCTGCTCCAAACCCGCAAGCTCAATCGCCGCATCCCGATTGTCATCTATGGGGAGGCATATTGGCGGGAAGTCGTCAACTTCGAGGCGCTTGTCAAATGGGGTATGATTTCGCCATCTGACTTGGAATTTTTTCGTTATGCCAATACGCCGGAAGAAGCCTTTGTGTATCTTCGGGATTGTCTGATGGAAATCTACGGCCAGACCGATGATGAACCAGCCTTCAGCGATTGA
- a CDS encoding ABC transporter permease has protein sequence MSWYEVFRLAFDAIRAHKLRSFLTLLGIIIGVASVTAVATVIEGFSEYVSEKVAVYGAGALTVEKAAFQGFTDFEKFLRAIQRNPDLTTEDLQALRERLTLADEVAAQDGSAADVRYGNTVVATVGIQGVTANFNDLSTVELAAGRVISPFDEDNRRAVCILGADIAKELFPRGDAVGKTVKLGRDPYEVIGVAKPLGTFLGQSQDNYVQIPLSTFHKVYGERRSLTLYVRPRRGMDSELVADEIRTILRTRHHLSPAEEDDFSITSDPATQGIFTTLLATVSAVVLPITGISLVVGGIVIMNIMLVSVTERTREIGIRKSLGARRRDILRQFLAESALLSLIGGMIGLALAYVVMLVVSHFSGLPVALPLWAVALALLVSGGVGLFFGIYPANKAARLDPIQALRAD, from the coding sequence ATGAGCTGGTACGAAGTCTTTCGCCTGGCTTTCGATGCAATCCGGGCACACAAGTTGCGGTCGTTTCTGACCCTGCTCGGCATCATCATTGGTGTCGCCAGCGTGACGGCGGTGGCGACAGTCATTGAAGGCTTCAGTGAGTACGTTAGCGAAAAGGTGGCCGTCTATGGGGCCGGGGCGCTGACGGTCGAGAAGGCTGCTTTTCAGGGATTCACTGATTTTGAAAAGTTTCTGCGGGCTATCCAGCGCAACCCAGACCTGACCACCGAGGACCTGCAAGCCCTGCGGGAACGGCTGACACTGGCGGATGAAGTCGCGGCACAAGATGGTTCAGCCGCGGACGTACGGTATGGCAACACGGTCGTCGCCACGGTTGGCATTCAAGGTGTCACAGCCAACTTCAATGACCTTTCGACCGTTGAACTGGCTGCCGGGCGCGTCATCAGCCCATTTGATGAAGACAACCGGCGCGCCGTGTGCATTCTGGGTGCGGACATTGCCAAGGAGTTATTTCCACGCGGCGACGCCGTTGGCAAAACGGTCAAGCTTGGACGCGACCCATACGAAGTCATCGGTGTCGCCAAACCACTCGGCACGTTTCTTGGTCAGTCCCAGGATAATTACGTTCAAATTCCACTCAGTACCTTTCACAAGGTCTATGGCGAACGGCGGTCGCTGACACTTTACGTCCGGCCACGGCGCGGCATGGACAGCGAACTCGTCGCGGACGAAATCCGCACCATCCTGCGGACACGACATCATTTGTCACCTGCTGAGGAAGACGACTTCAGCATCACGAGCGATCCGGCCACCCAGGGCATCTTCACGACCTTGCTCGCCACCGTCAGTGCGGTCGTCCTGCCGATTACCGGCATTTCACTGGTGGTCGGCGGCATCGTCATCATGAACATCATGCTGGTTTCCGTGACCGAACGGACGCGCGAAATCGGGATTCGCAAAAGTCTTGGCGCGCGTCGCCGCGACATCCTCCGGCAGTTTCTGGCCGAGTCGGCGCTACTGTCCCTGATTGGCGGGATGATTGGGTTGGCGCTGGCTTATGTGGTGATGTTGGTCGTTTCCCACTTTTCCGGGTTGCCTGTGGCGTTGCCGCTCTGGGCGGTTGCGTTGGCGTTGCTCGTGTCTGGCGGGGTTGGGCTATTTTTCGGTATCTATCCGGCCAATAAAGCCGCCCGACTTGATCCGATTCAGGCATTACGCGCCGATTGA
- a CDS encoding histone deacetylase family protein — protein MFVSYAPGYFVDIGDAHVFPMQKFPLVHARLTEDGTLSPDDVVAPAPARDEDILLAHTRDYWTRLATGQLTARELRRLGLPWSDGLVMRSRLAAQGTLNAARHALAEGIAGNLAGGTHHAFPDHGEGFCVLNDIAVAVRVLQRDGDVGRVALIDCDVHQGNANAVIFAGESDVFTFSMHGKNNYPLRKPPSSLDLELPDGMTDAAYLEVLGEYVPQVLGKFRPDLVFYLAGVDPYVHDRFGRLALTLEGLKRRDELVLRACRRAGIPVTITLSGGYARDRQDTVEAHCNTYRAAREVFG, from the coding sequence ATGTTCGTTTCTTACGCGCCCGGCTACTTTGTGGACATTGGCGATGCGCATGTGTTTCCGATGCAGAAATTTCCCTTGGTCCATGCGCGATTGACCGAGGATGGAACGCTTTCGCCAGATGACGTTGTCGCCCCTGCCCCAGCCCGCGATGAAGACATTTTGCTGGCGCACACCCGTGACTACTGGACACGGCTGGCTACTGGACAGTTGACCGCACGCGAACTACGTCGCTTGGGGTTGCCCTGGTCGGATGGACTGGTCATGCGCTCCCGCTTGGCTGCGCAGGGAACACTCAACGCGGCCCGACATGCCCTGGCTGAGGGGATTGCTGGCAACCTGGCCGGCGGCACGCACCATGCCTTTCCCGATCACGGTGAGGGCTTTTGTGTCCTCAACGACATTGCCGTGGCCGTGCGCGTTTTGCAGCGTGACGGTGACGTAGGGCGGGTGGCGCTGATTGATTGCGATGTCCATCAGGGCAACGCCAACGCGGTTATTTTTGCCGGTGAGTCAGATGTGTTTACATTCTCGATGCACGGCAAGAACAACTACCCCCTCCGCAAGCCGCCCAGTTCACTTGATTTGGAACTGCCGGACGGCATGACCGATGCGGCCTATCTGGAGGTGCTCGGCGAGTACGTTCCACAGGTGCTTGGAAAGTTTCGGCCGGACTTGGTGTTTTACCTAGCCGGTGTGGACCCATACGTCCACGACCGTTTCGGTCGCCTGGCGCTGACGCTGGAAGGCCTCAAGCGCCGCGATGAATTGGTCTTGCGCGCCTGTCGGCGAGCTGGCATTCCGGTGACGATCACGCTCTCTGGGGGGTACGCCCGCGACCGGCAGGACACGGTAGAAGCTCACTGCAATACCTATCGCGCCGCCCGCGAGGTATTTGGCTAA
- a CDS encoding ABC transporter ATP-binding protein, producing the protein MVLAVSSESPLLATKATTVRFGGIVAVKDLDLTVPSNQVFGLIGPNGAGKTTVFNILTGVYRPTSGDVQFEGRSIVGLPPHAIAQLGLARTFQNIRLFGELSVLENVMTACHPRSRSGVLATMFRTRRQQSEEREQRDFALALLERFGLAAQRHAPAKSLAYGNQRRLEIARALATRPKALLLDEPAAGMNPQESVALMRQIQQLRDDFKLTIVLVEHNMRVVMGACERIQVVEQGQTIAIGSPDDIKRDPRVIAAYLGTA; encoded by the coding sequence ATGGTTTTAGCTGTCTCTTCTGAGTCGCCCCTGTTGGCAACCAAGGCCACGACGGTCCGCTTTGGCGGCATCGTCGCCGTCAAAGACCTTGACCTGACGGTGCCATCCAACCAGGTCTTCGGACTCATCGGGCCGAATGGGGCCGGCAAGACGACCGTTTTCAACATCTTGACCGGCGTTTACCGTCCAACGTCGGGCGATGTGCAGTTTGAAGGGCGCAGCATCGTGGGCTTGCCGCCACACGCCATCGCGCAGCTTGGATTGGCCCGAACGTTTCAAAACATCCGCCTCTTTGGGGAGTTGTCGGTACTTGAAAACGTCATGACGGCCTGTCATCCACGGAGCCGGTCGGGGGTGCTGGCAACAATGTTCCGCACCCGCCGTCAGCAGTCTGAAGAACGCGAACAGCGGGATTTTGCGCTGGCGTTGCTGGAACGTTTTGGGCTGGCCGCCCAGCGTCACGCGCCGGCCAAAAGCCTTGCTTACGGCAATCAGCGGCGGCTCGAAATTGCGCGGGCGCTGGCGACACGGCCGAAGGCGTTGCTGCTGGATGAGCCGGCCGCCGGGATGAATCCCCAGGAGTCGGTGGCGCTGATGCGCCAAATCCAGCAGCTTAGGGACGATTTCAAGCTGACGATTGTCCTTGTCGAACACAACATGCGCGTGGTCATGGGGGCCTGCGAGCGCATCCAGGTCGTTGAGCAAGGGCAGACCATTGCCATTGGCTCACCAGACGACATCAAGCGCGATCCGCGGGTTATCGCAGCTTACCTAGGGACGGCTTGA
- a CDS encoding chorismate mutase, with translation MTLSEYRRLIDETDAQLVALLNQRAELVIAIARLKHAQGLPVRIPAREDEVLTQVTAHNTGPLDHQAMRRLFEQIIAESRRLEHHILGTSEDSPPKS, from the coding sequence ATGACATTGAGTGAATATCGCCGCCTGATTGATGAAACTGACGCTCAACTGGTCGCCTTGCTGAATCAGCGGGCTGAACTGGTTATCGCCATTGCGCGGCTCAAGCACGCGCAGGGACTTCCAGTGCGCATCCCAGCCCGTGAGGATGAGGTTTTGACGCAAGTGACGGCACACAACACCGGGCCGCTTGACCACCAGGCTATGCGTCGTCTCTTCGAGCAAATCATTGCTGAGTCGCGCCGCCTTGAACATCACATCTTGGGGACATCGGAAGACAGTCCGCCCAAGTCTTGA
- the hslV gene encoding ATP-dependent protease subunit HslV: MTRLRLTETRPEIRSTTVLVVRREGKVVMAADGQVTMGSNVVKGSARKLRRLYNDKILAGFAGATADAFSLFTRFEAKLDQYHGQLQRAAVELAKDWRTDRMLRHLEALLLVADEKATLLLSGTGDIIEPDNDCMAIGSGGHYAEAAARTLLKHTDFPARQVAEEAMSIAASICIYTNHNIAYEELG; this comes from the coding sequence GTGACTCGTTTGCGTTTGACTGAAACTCGTCCAGAGATTCGCAGCACAACCGTTTTGGTCGTGCGCCGTGAAGGTAAGGTCGTCATGGCTGCCGATGGCCAAGTAACCATGGGGTCGAATGTGGTCAAGGGCAGCGCCCGCAAGCTTCGTCGCCTGTATAACGACAAAATTTTGGCCGGCTTTGCCGGGGCCACAGCGGACGCCTTTTCACTCTTCACGCGCTTCGAGGCCAAGCTTGACCAGTATCATGGGCAGTTGCAACGGGCGGCCGTCGAGCTGGCCAAGGATTGGCGAACCGACCGCATGCTTCGCCACCTGGAAGCCTTGCTCTTGGTGGCGGATGAAAAAGCCACACTGCTTTTGTCCGGCACGGGTGACATCATCGAGCCAGACAATGACTGCATGGCGATTGGTTCAGGGGGCCACTATGCCGAAGCTGCCGCTCGGACGTTGCTCAAGCACACTGACTTTCCCGCCCGCCAAGTGGCTGAAGAAGCCATGAGTATTGCCGCCAGTATTTGTATCTACACCAACCACAACATCGCGTACGAAGAGCTGGGCTAA
- a CDS encoding FkbM family methyltransferase, whose protein sequence is MKHFVRQLLEKAGYLVFRTAYAPKQIDVTLDIRRLVPPESINVIYDVGANVGQTVTWFRRAFPQAHIVAFEPIKATFSQLQANVGQLPNVTLFNLALGASPGTAVVHLQASSGHNSLNPVVNHATSAGASEMVRIETLAAVTRQLGFSRIDLLKIDTEGYELAVLAGATDFLPKLTFVYAEIDFEPAGRHTNFFALYELLAGYGFNFFGLYDMYHYDDGRLNFANALFVNPKLIGSNTTHQAEPS, encoded by the coding sequence GTGAAGCACTTCGTTCGACAACTCCTTGAAAAAGCCGGCTACTTGGTCTTTCGGACGGCTTACGCGCCAAAACAAATAGACGTGACCCTGGACATTCGGCGGCTTGTTCCACCGGAGTCTATCAACGTGATTTACGATGTTGGGGCAAACGTTGGCCAGACCGTCACGTGGTTTCGGAGAGCGTTTCCACAGGCGCATATTGTCGCTTTTGAGCCGATCAAGGCCACCTTCAGCCAACTTCAAGCCAACGTCGGGCAGTTGCCCAACGTGACGCTGTTCAACCTCGCGCTGGGTGCATCACCCGGGACAGCAGTGGTTCATCTGCAAGCCAGTAGTGGTCACAATTCACTCAATCCCGTCGTCAACCACGCTACGTCGGCCGGTGCTTCCGAAATGGTTCGGATCGAAACGCTGGCCGCCGTGACTCGCCAGCTTGGTTTCTCACGGATCGATCTTCTCAAGATCGACACCGAAGGCTATGAGCTTGCCGTTCTGGCCGGAGCAACGGATTTCCTGCCAAAGCTCACCTTTGTGTATGCCGAGATTGACTTTGAGCCAGCGGGACGCCACACAAATTTCTTTGCCTTGTATGAGCTGCTCGCCGGATATGGCTTCAACTTCTTTGGTTTGTATGACATGTACCACTACGACGACGGACGCCTCAATTTTGCCAATGCGTTGTTTGTCAATCCCAAGCTGATTGGCTCAAACACGACCCACCAAGCTGAGCCAAGTTAA
- a CDS encoding DNA-methyltransferase: protein MATPSEAFLGTGASYPLDAVLCGDSRQLLQGLPTKSVDLVLTSPPYFRQRDYGGGIGNEASLDAYLESLLTIFGECLRILKPTGSLVFNVGDKYLRQSLMLIPYRFATAALERFPVRLVNAVTWVKRNPTPRHFRRRLVSSTEPFFHFVVSDDYQYFPENFLRRAASPTPSRQRARIGQRYFRLVEASPLTPEEKANARAALEGCIAEVQRGEIQDFRMKIRGVHSAPFGGREGGRNIHLERDGFTMIRMHGERLKRDVIEMPVESLKGCPHRAVFPEAIVAEFIELLTRPGDVVLDPFLGAGTTAVVAKKHDRRYLGFEINPEYCAYARHRVASVACQTSFLDTVTP from the coding sequence TTGGCTACGCCATCTGAAGCGTTCTTAGGGACAGGGGCTTCCTATCCGCTGGATGCTGTTCTATGCGGGGATAGCCGACAGCTTCTTCAAGGGCTACCGACCAAGTCCGTAGATTTGGTCTTGACCTCGCCGCCCTACTTCCGCCAACGGGATTACGGAGGCGGCATTGGGAATGAGGCGAGTCTGGATGCCTATCTGGAATCCCTGCTTACCATCTTTGGGGAGTGCCTGCGCATTCTGAAACCGACCGGAAGCTTGGTCTTCAATGTTGGGGATAAGTACTTGCGCCAGAGCTTGATGCTGATTCCGTACCGCTTTGCCACGGCGGCGCTGGAGCGATTCCCGGTGCGGCTGGTCAATGCAGTGACCTGGGTCAAGCGCAATCCGACGCCACGGCATTTTCGGCGGCGGTTGGTCTCCAGCACTGAGCCTTTTTTCCATTTTGTCGTTTCGGATGATTACCAGTACTTCCCGGAGAATTTTTTACGCCGGGCCGCGTCGCCCACGCCTTCGCGCCAGCGGGCGCGGATCGGACAGCGTTACTTCCGGCTCGTTGAGGCGTCACCCCTGACGCCAGAGGAAAAGGCCAATGCCCGCGCGGCGCTGGAAGGCTGTATTGCCGAGGTCCAGCGCGGAGAAATTCAGGACTTCCGCATGAAAATCCGCGGCGTGCACTCCGCTCCCTTTGGGGGACGCGAGGGCGGGCGCAATATCCACCTGGAACGCGACGGCTTCACGATGATTCGCATGCACGGCGAACGGCTCAAGCGAGATGTGATTGAAATGCCGGTCGAATCACTCAAGGGCTGTCCCCACCGCGCTGTCTTCCCTGAAGCCATCGTGGCGGAGTTTATCGAACTGCTGACGCGCCCTGGCGATGTCGTCCTCGATCCCTTTCTTGGCGCGGGCACGACGGCCGTGGTCGCCAAGAAACACGACCGGCGCTACCTTGGATTCGAGATCAATCCAGAGTACTGCGCCTATGCGCGTCACCGGGTCGCCAGCGTTGCCTGCCAGACGTCATTCCTGGATACAGTCACACCGTAA
- a CDS encoding CsgG/HfaB family protein, which translates to MKNWKLFLILVLGGCLLLAINPAPAMAQRQTSTAPSNDMRDNKPKKGKIKVAIIPQDNQRGWTKDIMVAELETALTGGRFDILSRDSLNSIIAEQKLANSDLADPNNAIQVGRLGSAQYIIVAKCVSIDVKEEGISVGGFGQRKKKMTSKVNMQLINAETGSVIKSENYDASDATTSTQVGSLGSSSSDAPGQESFTKMMKTFAQRFAEVVSLEVPFETTVAMVRDGQVIIRSGSADGVQEGIQFDVILEGEPIRDADGTILERITNRVATLRAAKVSEKVAYCDVVQTFDPNSKVADPTPNLGRIQTDMTVRQVARTPNAQPPRRR; encoded by the coding sequence ATGAAAAACTGGAAACTTTTTCTCATCCTTGTTTTAGGTGGGTGTCTGCTGCTTGCCATCAATCCCGCACCGGCGATGGCTCAGCGTCAGACCAGCACCGCCCCGTCAAACGACATGCGCGACAATAAGCCGAAGAAAGGCAAGATCAAGGTCGCTATCATTCCGCAGGATAACCAGCGCGGCTGGACTAAGGACATCATGGTGGCTGAGCTGGAAACAGCACTCACCGGTGGACGGTTTGACATTCTGTCGCGCGACTCGCTCAACTCTATTATCGCCGAGCAAAAACTTGCCAACTCCGACTTGGCCGATCCTAACAACGCCATCCAAGTTGGACGACTCGGCTCGGCGCAGTACATCATTGTCGCCAAGTGCGTCTCAATTGATGTCAAGGAAGAAGGTATCAGCGTTGGTGGCTTTGGCCAGCGGAAGAAAAAGATGACGAGCAAGGTCAACATGCAGCTTATCAATGCGGAGACCGGCTCGGTTATCAAGTCTGAGAACTACGATGCGAGTGATGCGACAACCTCGACACAAGTCGGAAGCCTCGGCAGCAGCAGCAGCGACGCGCCCGGACAAGAATCGTTCACCAAAATGATGAAAACCTTCGCGCAGCGTTTTGCGGAAGTTGTCAGTCTCGAGGTGCCTTTTGAGACGACGGTTGCCATGGTGCGCGATGGGCAGGTCATCATCCGCAGCGGCAGCGCGGATGGCGTTCAGGAAGGGATTCAGTTTGATGTCATCCTGGAAGGCGAACCCATCCGTGACGCCGATGGAACCATTCTGGAACGCATTACCAATCGGGTGGCGACGCTCCGCGCCGCCAAGGTGAGTGAAAAGGTGGCGTACTGCGATGTCGTTCAAACCTTTGACCCAAACTCAAAAGTTGCCGACCCAACGCCGAATCTAGGACGGATTCAAACTGACATGACCGTTCGGCAGGTCGCCCGGACGCCCAATGCTCAACCACCACGCCGTCGGTAA